A stretch of Cicer arietinum cultivar CDC Frontier isolate Library 1 chromosome 5, Cicar.CDCFrontier_v2.0, whole genome shotgun sequence DNA encodes these proteins:
- the LOC101493861 gene encoding protein kinase STUNTED: protein MKLVGDGAGGRKVLVGVKLDPRSRELLTWALVKVAEPGDLVIALHVLDTVTEGTSSLLSLVKTFDSVLAVYEGFCNLKQVDLRLKVCRGGSVRKLLVQEAKAFGVSTVILGTSKTHHTIRSSVRVAKYCAKKLHKCVSVFAVDNGKIAFHREASHQENLQEDPNLLSTSLVVRTNKSVKNCGSCSLHEISETGFNEEGFPDDYESENSLALVPFQKLDDDSCRSTMVGNSKHIKPGWSLIRHVFQSKKHSTKSLPKNTFVFQRALRQCSSQSSAVVYPDHKQINFDQTYNSTLDGESAAIVPFGSAIILPPPTLCSDVGSLAEDLLVLREKYSPSCRLYNLQELVAATVNFSSENLVGKGGSSVVYRGCLPEGKELAVKILKPSENVLKEFAQEIEIVTTLHHKSIISLSGFCLEGNHILLVYDFLSRGSLEENLHGNKKDYNAFGWQERYQVAVGVAEALDYLHNGCARAVIHRDVKSSNILLSDDFEAQLSDFGLACWGSSSSHIICTDVAGTFGYLAPEYFMHGRVTDKIDVYAFGVVLLELLSNRKPINNECPKGQESLVMWATSILKSGKIFQLLDPSLGSEYNHCQIKRMVLAATLCIRRVPRSRPQISLILKLLQGDEEVTRWAEQEVSAPETLDGFDEEPVPTNIQSHLNLALLDLEDDTVSLGGSEQGVLLEDYLQGRWSRSSSFD, encoded by the exons ATGAAGTTAGTCGGCGACGGTGCCGGTGGCCGTAAAGTGTTAGTCGGAGTGAAGTTAGATCCTCGTAGTCGGGAATTGTTGACGTGGGCACTCGTTAAGGTTGCTGAGCCCGGCGACCTTGTTATCGCGCTTCACGTTCTCGATACTGTCACtg AGGGAACATCGTCGTTGTTATCTCTGGTCAAAACTTTCGATTCAGTTCTCGCAGTATACGAAGGTTTCTGCAATTTAAAGCAG GTTGACCTTAGGTTGAAAGTGTGTAGAGGTGGTTCGGTTAGGAAGCTTCTAGTACAAGAGGCGAAAGCTTTTGGCGTTTCAACGGTGATTTTGGGAACTTCGAAAACTCATCACACAATCCGTTCGTCGGTGCGGGTTGCAAAGTATTGCGCAAAGAAATTGCATAAGTGTGTTTCAGTTTTCGCTGTTGATAATGGCAAAATTGCATTCCATAGAGAAGCTAGTCATCAAG AAAACTTACAGGAAGACCCGAATTTATTGTCAACATCATTGGTGGTTCGTACAAATAAAAGTGTGAAGAATTGTGGGAGTTGTTCTCTGCATGAGATTTCTGAAACTGGATTTAACGAGGAGGGGTTTCCTGATGATTATGAATCAGAAAACTCGCTTGCTTTGGTTCCCTTTCAAAAGCTTGATGATGATTCTTGTAGGTCAACCATGGTGGGTAATTCAAAACACATAAAACCTGGTTGGTCACTTATTCGCCATGTATTTCAGTCCAAAAAGCATTCCACCAAGTCTTTGCCGAAAAACACATTTGTTTTTCAACGAGCATTACGACAATGCAGCAGTCAATCTTCAGCTGTAGTCTACCCAGATcataaacaaatcaattttgACCAAACTTATAATTCAACCCTAGATGGGGAGAGTGCTGCCATCGTGCCATTTGGATCTGCTATTATCTTACCTCCTCCCACCCTTTGCAGTGATGTTGGTAGCCTTGCCGAAGATTTGTTAGTCTTACGAGAGAAGTACTCACCTTCTTGTAGATTGTATAATTTGCAGGAACTTGTAGCTGCAACTGTGAACTTCTCATCCG AAAATTTGGTTGGCAAAGGTGGTAGTAGTGTTGTTTACAGAGGATGCCTTCCCGAAGGAAAGGAATTGGCTGTGAAAATTTTGAAGCCGTCAGAGAATGTCCTAAAAGAGTTTGCTCAGGAAATTGAGATTGTTACAACTTTGCATCACAAGAGCATAATATCTCTATCTGGTTTTTGTTTAGAGGGAAACCATATATTACtggtttatgattttttatcaAGGGGAAGCCTAGAAGAAAACCTTCACG GTAATAAAAAGGACTATAATGCATTTGGTTGGCAAGAGAGGTACCAGGTCGCCGTGGGTGTAGCTGAGGCCTTGGATTATCTGCATAATGGCTGCGCACGAGCTGTAATCCATAGGGATGTCAAATCTTCTAATATCCTTCTTTCAGATGATTTTGAGGCTCAG CTCTCAGATTTCGGACTGGCTTGTTGGGGTTCTTCTTCTTCCCATATTATTTGTACTGATGTGGCCGGAACTTTTGG GTACCTAGCTCCTGAGTATTTTATGCACGGTAGAGTAACTGACAAAATTGATGTATATGCTTTTGGTGTTGTACTCCTTGAGCTGCTATCCAATAGGAAGCCCATTAACAATGAATGTCCAAAGGGCCAAGAGAGCCTTGTTATGTGG GCAACATCAATCTTGAAAAGTGGGAAAATTTTCCAGTTGCTTGACCCAAGCCTTGGCAGTGAATACAACCATTGCCAGATCAAGAGAATGGTTCTGGCTGCTACTCTCTGTATTAGACGAGTTCCGAGATCGCGGCCTCAAATCAGTCTT ATACTTAAACTTCTTCAAGGTGACGAAGAAGTAACAAGATGGGCAGAACAAGAAGTTAGTGCACCAGAGACACTTGATGGATTTGATGAGGAACCAGTTCCAACAAATATTCAGTCCCACCTTAACCTTGCATTGCTGGACTTGGAGGACGATACAGTTTCACTCGGTGGCAGTGAGCAGGGTGTCTTGTTGGAGGACTATTTGCAAGGAAGATGGAGTCGCTCTTCTAGTTTTGACTAA